In Fusobacterium nucleatum, the genomic stretch AAACTCAACAGCAAAATATTTTTTCCCTTTTAAATCTAATTCTGTTGTGATAGTATCAGTAACAGGCTCTGACAATATCATTTTTTTTATCTTTTCAATATCTTCTTTGTTATCATTAAGATTAAAAATATCATAACAATTTATCAGTCTTAAATCATTGATATTTATTCCTAATTCTTCTCTAAACTGTTTTTCTAATCTTTTTGCATCTAAATCAAAACATTTTTTCTTCTCAACAAAAAATCTTAAATCTGACATTTTTTCCTCCATAATAGTTTAAAATTTTTTTTAAATAAAAAAATCTGAGCATAAAAACTCAGATTACAATATACATTTATAACAATTCGCAACTATCCCATAGAAAATAGCTATCTTAAATTTTATTTTATTTATATTTTTTTTATCTTTTAATTTCACTGTTTTCCTCCATTTTATAAAGCATACAAAAAATAAATTTCCATATTAAAAAAGAAATACAGTAAAACATTTTTCGTAGCTGGTTAATTTACGGTTAACCGTAGGGACACCTTTCCATATATTAGGCTTATACGAATTTTTATTAAAATTATTTACAAATATAATACACTATTTATTAACTTTTGTAAATAGGCAAACAAATAAAATTATTGAAATAGAAATTTAATTGAAAAAATGCTATAATTATGGAGATTATTTTATTCAAAAAAGTGAGGTAAGAAAAATGGTTAAAAAAAAGTATATTGCTCCTAATCTTATTACAGCAGGAAATATGTTTTTAGGTTATTTAAGTATAACTGAATCAATAAAAGGAAACTATAAAATGGCAATCTTATTTATTTTACTTGCTATGGTATGTGATGGTTTAGATGGAAAAACAGCAAGAAAGTTAGATGCATTTAGTGAATTTGGAAAAGAGTTTGATTCATTTTGTGATGCAGTTTCATTTGGTCTTGCTCCTTCTATGCTAATTTATTCAATATTAATGTCAAAAGTATCAGGAAGTCCATTTGTAGTTCCAGTTTCATTTCTATATGCTCTTTGTGGAGTAATGAGATTGGTTAAATTTAATATCATAAATGTTGCTTCAAGTGAAAAAGGAGATTTCAGTGGAATGCCTATTCCTAATGCAGCAGCAATGGTTGTATCTTATCTTATGATTTGTAATGTTTTAGAAACAACATTCGGTTTAAGAATATTTAATATAAAAATTTTTATTGCAATATCTGTTATATCAGCAAGTTTAATGGTTAGTACAATACCTTTTAAAACTCCTGATAAAACTTTCTCATTTATTCCTAAAAAATTAGCTTTAATTATTATTTTAGGACTTTTAATAACTATGTATTGGACATTAGATTATAGTGTTTTTATTATTTCTTATACTTATGTTTTATTAAATATACTTTCATATTTCTATAAAAGATTTGGAAGTGAAGATGATAAAATTGAAAATGAAGATGAGGTAACAGGAGAATTTGTTGAAATTGAAGAAGATGAAGAAAAAGGTGAATAACTATGTTTAGTCAAAATGACAATATAAATATTTTAGTTATAAGATTTAAAAGAATAGGAGATGCTATTTTAAGTTTACCTCTATGTCATTCATTAAAATTGACTTTTCCTAATTCAAAAGTAGACTTTGTTTTATACGAAGATGTTGCTCCACTTTTTGAAGGACACCCTTATATAGATAATGTTATCACTATAACTAAAAAAGAACAAAAAAATCCTTTTAAATATATAAAGAAAGTTTATAATATTACAAGAAAAAAATATGATATTATAATTGATATTATGTCTACTCCTAAAAGTGAATTATTTTGTATGTTTTCAAGGAAAACTTCTTTTAGAATAGGAAGATACAAAAAGAAAAGAGGCTTTTTCTATAATTATAAAATGAAAGAAAAAGAATCTCTAAATAAAGTGGATAAATTTTTAAATCAACTTCTTCCTCCATTTGAAGAAGCTGGTTTTGATGTAAAAAAAGATTATGATTTTAAATTTTTTGCAAGTTCAGAAGACAAAGAAAAATATAAGAAAAAAATGCTAGAAGCAGGAGTGGATTTTTCTAAACCTGTTATTGCATTTTCAATTTATTCAAGAGTTACTCATAAAATATACCCTATTAATAGAATGAAAGAACTTGTAAAACATCTAATTAATAAATATGATGCACAAATTATTTTCTTTTTTTCTCCTGACCAGAAAGAGGCTATTCAAAAAATTAATAAAGAAATGGAAAATAATAAAAATATTTTCTCCTCTATTGAAACTCCTACAATAAAAGATTTAGTGCCATTTTTAGAAAATTGTGATTACTATATAGGGAATGAAGGAGGAGCAAGACATTTAGCACAAGGAGTTGGAATACCAACATTTGCTATTTTTAATCCAAGTGCAGAGCTTAAAGAATGGCTGCCTTTCCCAAGTGAAAAAAATATGGGTATATCTCCTATTGATATGGTAGCAAAGAAGTCTCTTCCACTTGAAGAATTTAATAAGATGAGTCCAGAAGAACAATTTTCTTTAATTGATCTTGATACAATTAAAAAAATGTCTGATGAATTAATTGAAAAAAATAAAAGGAAGTAAAAAATGAATACTAAAATTATATCTTATGTCATATCAAATTTATTTAAAATATTGATGTTTTTATTTTTATTTCCACTTGCAGTAAGTATTTACTATAAAGAGGGATTAAAATTTTCAATGGCTTATATTATCCCAATAATTATTTTATGTATACTAAGTTATTTTTTATCAGATAAAACTCCTGAAAATCAATCTTTTTTTTCAAAAGAGGGTTTAGTCATTGTTTCTCTATCTTGGTTACTTATATCATTTTTTGGAGCATTACCTTTTATTATCAGTGGCTCTATTCCTAATATGGTAGATGCTTTCTTTGAAAGTGTAAGTGGTTTTACTACAACAGGTGCTAGTATACTTTCAGAAGTTGAAAGTTTAAGTAAGTCTATATTATTTTGGAGAAGTCTTACTCATGTTGTTGGAGGCATGGGAGTATTAGTTTTGGTTTTAGCAGTACTTCCAAAGGGAAATAATCAGGCATTACATATAATGAGAGCAGAAGTCCCCGGTCCAACAGTTGGAAAAATTGTTGCTAAAATGAATTATAATTCAAGAATTTTATATATAATTTATATCTCAATGATTATTATACTGATAATTTTTTTGTTATTAGGAGGAATGCCTTTATTTGATGCTTGTATTCATGCTTTTGGAACAGCTGGAACAGGAGGATTTAGTTGTAAAAATACAAGTATAGGTTTTTATAACAGTGCCTATATAGACTATGTAATTTCTATTGGTATGATAGCTTTTGGACTTAACTTTAACCTCTTTTATCTTTTGATTTTAGGTAATATTAAACAAGTTTTTAAAAGTGAAGAAGCCAGATATTATTTAAGCATAATTTTTATAGCAACTACACTTATTTGTATTAATATTCGTCCTCTTTATTCTTCAATCTTAAGAATGATAAGAGATGTATTTTTTACAGTTTCTTCTATTATTACAACCACTGGATTTTCAACAGTAGATTTTGATAAGTGGCCAACATTTTCAAAAACCATTCTTATGTTTTTGATGTTTTGTGGAGCTTGTGCAGGCTCAACAGCTGGAGGCTTTAAAGTTTCCAGATTTGTCATACTTATAAAAAAATTTGTAAGAGAATTTAAAAAAATAGGTCATCCAAATAAGGTTTTAAATATTAAACTTGAAGGAAAAACATTAGATAAGAACATGCTTGAAGGAGTAGATAGTTATTTTATAATCTATTCAGTTATACTTTTCATATTATTATTGATTACTGCTTGGGAATCTGATACTTTTATAACAGCACTAAGTGCTGTGCTTGCAACATTTAATAATATAGGACCTGGATTTGGTGCAGTTGGTCCTACATCAAATTTTGCAGTTTATTCACCACTTACAAAAATTGTTTTATCTTTAGGAATGTTATTAGGTCGTTTGGAAATAATTCCACTTTTAATTTTAGTTTCACCTAGAATTTATAGAAAAAGAGATTAAAAAAGGAGATTAATGAACTACACCCAAAATCTTGGACACAAGATTAGAAATGTAGATCATTAAAACTCCTTTTTATACTAATAACTTTTCCAACTTCCATACTTTGATTTTTTACTTTTTCTAAATGGTAGATACATAAAGAAAGAAATTGCTATATCTATCCCAGCAATTGAAAATATATAATATGGCCATGGTCCCATAAAATCAACTAAACTTTTTGTTGCTGGTGGATAATTGACATATAAGTAATTTGTCCCTAATCTTTTATTAACAAAATACATTATAAATGCAAGTGTTATTAACAACAAAAAAGAACCAATAAATCCAGCTTTTGTTGGTCTAAATCTAAAATGAACAAAAGCATAGATTGTACTGAATAAAATAAAGAAATGAGTTATAAAGAAACTTTGAGAAGCAAAATTGCTCATTCCATCTCTTATATCTGGTGTAAGTATTGCAAAAAATGCTCCTATTGACCAGAAATAAACTGGCTGAAATAAAAACTCACTATGAAAAAACATCATAAAAATAGAAAGTATTATCACTATTGGACATAGATGTAGTGGTAAAAGTTCAGCTACTGTTTCTCCATAATAATAATGTCTAAATAACAACTCTGCTACTTTTATTCCTAAAATAGTAACAGCTATAATTTTAGCAAAAGCAGCTTTTTTCTCTGTAAAAAAACCTAAAAATACCAATAAAATACAGGAAGCAAAACCAATTCCCATTGTTATAAAATGTTGATTACTGAATAATACAAACTTATCCTCCAATTTAAAACCTCCTATTTATGAAAACCTAAATCTGCTGGATTAATGTCCCCAGAGATATGTTTTACTATTCCCTTATTATTTTCAAACTCCTTTCTTAATAAAATAACTTTATTTATATAGTTTATTGTATCTAACTCTAAACTGCTTTCATGAAATCTTCCTAAAGACCAATAATCAATAACTAAACGACTGTCCCCTGAAATAACATTATATTTTAAAGTCTTTGCACAATTAAGTGCAAAATAAAAACCTACAAGTTCTCCAAAATTATTGGTTTTTCCTGCTTCAAGTTGGATATTTCCAAACTCATTTTTTATCCAATTTGTTCCTTTTAATAATTTCTTCAATGTAGTTGCAGAAATTTTATCTAAAAGATTTTCTTTATTTTCATTTGTAATTCTAACCTCTACTCCAATACCTCTGCCTGTACCTGCATCAAAATATACACCTTTTTCTAGTGTTGTATTTACAGGAGCATTTAAGCCAATATTTCTTTCATAACTTGCTCCACTATCTAACCAATCTTGAGCAACAGATTTGTCTATAAATGATTTATATCTAGCTTTCGTTCCTTGAACTATCTTTTCACACTCTGTCCAACTGCCCACTATCCCATTATTTTTTTTATCAAAAAAATAAGCATAAAATTTTTGTTTAGCCATTTATTCCTCCCCTATTTTCTTATGTAAATTACAATAGCATATTATTATAATAACATATTTATTATTTTTTTCAAAATATTCTTAATATTATCTTTTTTAATAATAACTGAAAATATAGTATATTTCAAGTTTTTTCAGAATTTTTTTCAAAATATGAAAAAATAAACAAAAATTATACATTCTGTAAATTATATATATATTATATATATTATTAATAATATCAAAAAAGTTGTATATTAAAATAATTAGAATTTAACTATATAAATTTTGAAAGGGAGATGGTAAAATGAAAAAAATTTTTTATTTGTTAATTATGATCTCATTATTTTTAGTTGGTTGTGGAGAAAATAAAAGTGAAAGCCCTAATGGAAACACAGTTGTTATAGGTCAAGGTGCAAAACCAAAATCACTTGATCCACATATGTATAATTCCATACCCGATTTACTTGTTTCTCGTCAATTCTATAATACATTATTTTCAAGAGAAAAAGATGGAAGTATAAAACCTGAATTGGCAGAAAGTTATGAATATAAAAATGAAAAAGAATTAGATATTGTTCTTAAAAAAGGTATAAAATTCCATGATGGAAGTGAATTAACAGCAGATGATATTGTTTTTAGTTTTGAAAGAATGAAAGATAAACCTGGTTCATCAATAATGGTGGAAGAAATTGATAAAGTTGAAAAGATAAATGATTATGAAGTTAAATTATTTTTAAAGAATTCTTCTTCGGCTCTTTTATATAATTTAGCTCACCCAATAACTTCCATAGTGAATAAAAAATATGTAGAAGCTGGAAATGATTTATCTGTTGCCCCAATGGGAACAGGTGCATTCAAATTAGTTGCTTACAATGATGGAGAAAAGATTGAATTAGAAGCCTTTAATAATTACTTTGAAGGAATACCAAAAGTTGAAAAAATAACATTTAGAGCAATTCCAGAAGATACAAGTATGCTTGCTGCATTGGAAACTGGTGAAGTTGATATAGCTACTGGTATGCCTCCTGTGTCAACTCAAACAATAGAGGCAAATGATAAATTGGAATTAATTTCTGAACCAACTACTGCAACAGAGTATATTTGTTTAAATGTAGAAAAAGTACCATTTAATAATAAAGATTTTAGAAAAGCTCTTAACTATGCCATTGATAAAAAAAGTATTATTGATTCTATTTTCTCTGGAAGAGGAAAAGTTGCAAAATCAATAGTAAACCCTAATGTTTTTGGTTATTATGATGGACTTGAAGAATATCCTTTTAATCTAGAAAAAGCTAAGGAATTAATAGAAAAATCTGGTGTAAAAAATGCATCATTTTCTCTTTATGTAAATGATAGCCCGGTAAGATTACAAGTTGCTCAAATAATTCAAGCTAATTTAAAAGATGTTGGAATTGATATGAAGATTGAAACTCTTGAATGGGGAACATATTTACAAAAAACAGGAGAAGGAGATTTTACAGCTTATTTAGGAGGTTGGATATCTGGAACTTCTGATGCTGATATAGTTCTATATCCTTTATTGGATAGTAAATCAATAGGTTTCCCTGGTAATAGAGCTCGTTATTCTAATCCAGAATTTGATAAAGAAGTTGAACTTGCAAGAATTGCTTTAAAACCAGAAGAAAGAAAAGAACATTTTAAGAATGCTCAAATAATATCACAAGAAGATTCACCTCTTATTGTTTTATATAATAAAAATGAAAATATTGGAATTAATAAGAGAATAAAAGGTTTTGAATATGATCCAACTACTATGCATAAATTTAAAAACTTAGAAATTAAATAAAGGAATGATATTAATGAACATAGATTTAAAATACATACTTAATAAAACAGTTGAACTTATAAATATACCAAGTCCTGTTGGATACACTCATAATGCTATTGAATGGGTTAAAAACGAATTAAAAGGTTTAGGTGTAAAAAATTATAATATTACAAAAAAAGGTGCATTAATTGCACATATAAAAGGAAAAGATTCTAGTTATAAAAAAATGATTTCTGCTCATGTTGATACCTTAGGAGCTGTTGTAAAAAAAATTAAAAAAAATGGTAGGCTTGAAGTGACTAATGTAGGTGGCTTTGCTTGGGGTTCTGTTGAAGGCGAAAATGTAATAATCCACACTATCTCTGGAAAAACATATTCTGGAACTTTACTTCCCATTAAAGCTTCTGTTCACGTGTATGGAGATGTAGCAAGAGAGATGCCAAGAACAGAAGAAACAATGGAAATAAGAATAGATGAAGATGTGAAAACTGATGAGGATGTTTTAAAATTGGGTATTTTACAAGGTGATTTTGTTTCTTTTGAAACTCACACAAAAATTTTAGATAGTGGCTATATAAAATCAAGGTACTTAGATGATAAATTATGTGTAGCTCAAATTTTATCTTATATCAAATATTTAAAAGATAACAAGTTAAAACCTAAAACTGATTTATATGTATATTTCTCTAATTATGAAGAAATTGGACATGGAGTTTCAGTTTTTCCAGAAGATTTAGATGAATTTATTGCAGTTGATATTGGGCTTGTTGCAGGTGAAGATGCACATGGAGATGAAAAGAAAATGCAAATTATTGCAAAAGATAGTAGAAGTCCTTATGATTTTATCCTTAGAAAAAAACTTCAAGAAACTGCTGATAAAAATAATATAAAGTATACAGTTGGAGTTTATAATAGATATGGCTCAGATGCAACAACTGCAATCTTACAGGGGTTTGATTTTAAATATGCTTGTATAGGACCAAATGTAGATGCAACTCATCACTATGAAAGATGTCATAATAATGGAATTATTGAAACTGTAAAATTATTAATAGCCTATTTATAAATAGTAGAGGCTGTTACAAGTTTTATAAAACTTGTAACAGCTATTTTTTATTTTTTTAATTTCGCATCTTTCATATATAGAATATTTTTATAAATTATGCTATTATATATAGTGATAGAATTTTTAAGTGCAAGGAAAGGAAGGATATACATGTTAAAAGAAAAAAATTCAGCTGGAGGAGGAAAATTTAAATTTTTCAATTTTTTAAAAGAAAAAGAAAATAATCAAGCTGAATCAATCAATCTTAAGGAGTTTATACCATATTTAAAAAATAGAATTATAAATGAAAAATATGAAATAACTCGTGAAGAGGCAATTTTTCTATCACAGATTCCTAACAATGATATAGAAACTTTAAATATACTTTTTGATGCAGCAGACCAAATTAGAGAAGCATTTTGTGGGAAATATTTTGATTTATGTACTATTATTAATGCAAAATCTGGTAAATGTTCTGAGAACTGCAAATACTGTGCACAATCAATTCATTTTAAAACAAGTGCTGATGTTTATGGACTTATTTCAAAAGAATTAGCTCTTTATGAAGCTAAAAAGAACGAAAATGAAGGTGCTCATAGATTTTCACTTGTAACAAGTGGTAGAGGTCTTAATGGAAATGAAAAAGAATTAGACAAATTGGTTGAAATATATAAATATATAGGAAAACATACAGATAGGTTAGGGCTTTGTGCCTCTCACGGAATATGTACAAAAGAAGCATTACAAAAATTAGCTGATGCAGGTGTTACAACGTATCATCATAACTTAGAGTCTTCAAGAAGATTCTACCCTAATGTTTGTACATCTCATACCTATAACGATAGAATTAATACTATTAAAAATGCAAAAGCAGTGGGGCTAAATGTTTGTAGTGGTGGAATATTTGGGTTAGGAGAAACTATTGAAGATAGAATAGATATGGCACTTGATTTAAGAGTATTAGAAATTCATTCAGTTCCAATAAATGTTTTAACTCCAATCCCAGGAACACCATTTGAAAATAATGAAGAAGTTAATCCTTTTGAAATCTTAAAAACTATATCTATCTATCGTTTTATACTACCTAAGTCATTTTTAAGATATTGTGGTGGAAGGATAAAATTAGGAGAACAGGTAAAAATTGGTTTAAGATGTGGAATTAATTCTGCACTTACTGGAAATTTTTTAACAACTACTGGGACAACAATAGAAACTGATAAAAAGATGATTAAGGAGTTAGGTTATGAAATTTAAGGATTTCTTTGTTATAGGTACAGATACTGATGTTGGAAAAACTTATGTTAGTACCCTATTATATAAGGCTTTAAGAAAATATAATTTTCAATATTATAAACCTATACAAAGTGGTTGCTTTTTAAAAGATGATGAGTTAACTGCACCTGATGTAGATTTTTTAACAAAGTTTGTAGGTATTAGTTATGATAATTCTATGGTAACCTACACTTTAAAAGAAGAAGTTTCTCCACATTTAGCTTCTGAAATGGAAGGAACTATAATAGAAATAGAAAATGTTAAAAAACATTATGATAAGTTAAAGAAAAAACATTCTAATATTTTAGTTGAAGGAGCTGGAGGACTTTATGTTCCTTTGATTAGGGATAAATTTTATATCTATGATTTAATAAAATTATTTAATCTTCCTGTTGTTTTAGTCTGTGGAACAAAAGTAGGAGCAATAAATCACACTATGCTTACTTTAAATGCTCTTGATACTATGGGGATTAAATTACATGGTTTAGTGTTTAATAATTATAAAGGACAATTTTTTGAAGAGGACAATATAAAAGTTATTTTAGAATTATCTAAAATTAAAAATTATCTAATTATTAAAAATGGACAAAAAGAAATTTCTGATAAAGAAATAGAAAAATTTTTTATTTGATAAAATTAAAAGGAGTTTATGCAATGGTTAATAATTTATCTGAATTACAAAAGAAAGATTTAAAATATGTTTTCCACCCTTGTACTCAGATGAAAGATTTTGAAGAAAATCCACCTTTAGTTATAAAAAAAGGAGATGGACTTTATTTAATAGATGAAAATGGAAATAGATATATGGATTGTATATCTAGTTGGTGGGTAAACTTGTTTGGGCATTGTAATAAGAGAATAAATAAAGTTATTACAGAACAAGTGAATACCTTAGAACATGTAATTTTTGCTAATTTTGCTCATGAGCCAGCAGCCGAATTATGTGAGGAGCTTACAAAAGTTTTACCCAAAGGAATTAATAAATTTTTATTTTCTGATAATGGCTCTTCTTGTATAGAAATGGCTTTAAAATTAAGTTTTCAATATCATTTACAAACTGGAAATCCTCAAAAAATAAAATTCATTTCACTTGAAAATGCTTATCATGGTGAAACAATAGGAGCTTTGGGAGTTGGAGATGTAGATATTTTTACTGAAACATATAGACCTTTAATAAAAGAGGGAATAAAGGTTAGAGTTCCTTATATAAATTCCAAATTATCTAATGATGAATTTACAAAACTTGAAGATGAATGTATAAAAGAATTAGAAGATTTAATTGTAAAAAAACATAATGAAATAGCTTGTATGATAGTTGAACCTATGGTACAAGGAGCAGCAGGAATAAAAATATATTCTGCTAGATTTTTAAAAGCTGCAAGAGAATTAACTAAAAAATATGATATTCATTTAATTGATGATGAAATAGCTATGGGTTTTGGCAGGACTGGTAAAATGTTTGCCTGTGAACATGCAAGAATAGAACCTGATATGGTATGTATAGCTAAGGGCTTATCATCAGGCTATTATCCAATAGCTATGCTTTGCATAACAACAGATATATTTAATGCTTTTTATGCTGATTATAAAGAAGGAAAATCTTTTCTACATTCCCATACATATTCAGGAAATCCATTAGGTTGTAGAATAGCATTAGAAGTTTTAAAAATATTTAAAGAAGATAGTATTTTAAAAACTATAAATGAAAAAGGTACTTATTTAAGAAATAAAATGGAAGAAATTTTTAAAAACAAATCTTATATAAAAGATATTAGAAATATTGGGCTTATAGGAGCTATTGAATTAAAAAATAATCTTCTTACAAATGTTAGAATTGGTAGAGAAATTTATAATTTAGCATTAAAAAAAGGTGTCTTTGTAAGACCTATTGGAAATAGTGTTTATTTTATGCCTCCATATATTATAACTTATGAAGAAATAGATAAAATGCTTCAAGTTTCTAAAGAATCTATTGAAGAACTTTTAAAAATATAAAACATATTTGACAATTAAAAAAACATCTGTTATATTATGTGTGTTATATTATTTTAAAAGAGAATGTATTTACAAAATACACATGGAGGGAAAAAATGAAGAAATTATTATTGCTAACAGCAATATTATCAACTGGTCTATATGGAGCTTCAATAGATCATATTCAAACATATAGTCCAGACTATTTAGCTAACCAAGCACAAACAGGAATGATTGATGGAGTATCTCCTTATTATAATCCTGCTGGACTTGGAAGATTAGAAAAAGGAAAATACATACATGCTGGTTTACAATTTGCACATGGGCATGAAAAAATGTCTTATAAAGGAAAAGAACATAAGGCTGACTTAAATCAAGCTATTCCAAATATTACTTTAACTTTTGTAGATAGAAAAGGAGCTACTTTCTTTAACTTTGGTGGACTTGCTGGTGGAGGAAAATTAGCATATAATGGTGTAGCAGGAGTTGATGTTTTAACAGATTTAGCACAATTTAAACCTTTAAGAATTTATGATAAGGGTTCTTCATTGACAGGTTCTAATAAATATGAGCAAATTACATTAGGTAGAGCCTTTAATGTAGATGATAAGTTATCATTTTCAGTAGCAGGTAGAGTTGTACATGGTTCAAGAAATATGAAAGGGAACTTAAATATCGGAGTTAACCCAACTGATCAATATAAAGATGCAAAAATTAAACAAGTAAAAGAAGAAGTTAGCAAAGCAGTAGATGCTGCTACACAGGGTAAAGGACTTTCAGCTGCTCAAATTGCAGCAATAAAAACACAAAAGACTAATGAAGCACTAAAAAAACTCAATGAAAGGTTAATTGACTTAACTAAAAATGGTTTAAGTGG encodes the following:
- the bioA gene encoding adenosylmethionine--8-amino-7-oxononanoate transaminase, whose amino-acid sequence is MVNNLSELQKKDLKYVFHPCTQMKDFEENPPLVIKKGDGLYLIDENGNRYMDCISSWWVNLFGHCNKRINKVITEQVNTLEHVIFANFAHEPAAELCEELTKVLPKGINKFLFSDNGSSCIEMALKLSFQYHLQTGNPQKIKFISLENAYHGETIGALGVGDVDIFTETYRPLIKEGIKVRVPYINSKLSNDEFTKLEDECIKELEDLIVKKHNEIACMIVEPMVQGAAGIKIYSARFLKAARELTKKYDIHLIDDEIAMGFGRTGKMFACEHARIEPDMVCIAKGLSSGYYPIAMLCITTDIFNAFYADYKEGKSFLHSHTYSGNPLGCRIALEVLKIFKEDSILKTINEKGTYLRNKMEEIFKNKSYIKDIRNIGLIGAIELKNNLLTNVRIGREIYNLALKKGVFVRPIGNSVYFMPPYIITYEEIDKMLQVSKESIEELLKI
- a CDS encoding OmpP1/FadL family transporter, translated to MKKLLLLTAILSTGLYGASIDHIQTYSPDYLANQAQTGMIDGVSPYYNPAGLGRLEKGKYIHAGLQFAHGHEKMSYKGKEHKADLNQAIPNITLTFVDRKGATFFNFGGLAGGGKLAYNGVAGVDVLTDLAQFKPLRIYDKGSSLTGSNKYEQITLGRAFNVDDKLSFSVAGRVVHGSRNMKGNLNIGVNPTDQYKDAKIKQVKEEVSKAVDAATQGKGLSAAQIAAIKTQKTNEALKKLNERLIDLTKNGLSGDIDSKREAWGYGFQLGVNYKVDDRLNLAARYDSRIKMNFKAKGSENQLPTTDILGQSIGLSTFYPQYTINSKIRRDLPAILSVGASYKVTDNYLVSTTANYYFNHQAKMDRVTTFGGHKHGRDYKNGWEVAFGNEYRLNNKFTLIGSVNYANTGAKNASFNDTEYALNSVTLGAGIRYNYDETLAITASVAHFIYEKEEGNFKEKYKVDENQKYHKQITAIGLSITKKF